In Alkalihalobacterium alkalinitrilicum, a genomic segment contains:
- a CDS encoding MBL fold metallo-hydrolase has product MTVKAMLAKDVTKKVFNKEELFILDVRNETDFTDWKIEGEKFDYLNVPYFDLLDGIEGTLDKIPTNKDILVVCAKEGSSIMVAEMLAEQGLEVSYLQGGMKAWSEHLEPVKVGDLRMGGELYQFVRVGKGCLSYMVVSNGEAAIIDATRMTGVYTDFASEIGAKITHVFDTHLHADHISGGRRIAEQTGGTYWLPPKDATEVTFEYAKLEEDTNVKIGNTTINIHALYSPGHTIGSTSFVVDEKFLLSGDILFIDSIGRPDLAGKAEDWVADLRESLYTRYRELSEELVVLPAHFMIIDELNDDGSVAEKLGTLFANNHGLNIEDEKEFRKMVTENLPPQPNAYQEIRETNMGKMNPDVEKQREMEIGPNRCAVR; this is encoded by the coding sequence GTGACTGTAAAAGCAATGTTAGCAAAAGATGTAACAAAGAAAGTTTTCAATAAAGAAGAATTATTTATATTAGATGTGCGAAATGAAACGGACTTTACAGATTGGAAGATTGAAGGGGAAAAGTTCGATTATTTAAATGTCCCATATTTTGATTTACTAGATGGTATTGAAGGAACTCTCGATAAAATTCCAACCAATAAGGACATCTTAGTCGTCTGTGCTAAAGAAGGTTCTTCCATTATGGTTGCAGAAATGCTTGCGGAACAAGGTTTAGAAGTCTCTTATTTACAAGGTGGTATGAAAGCATGGAGTGAGCATTTAGAGCCTGTAAAAGTTGGGGATTTAAGAATGGGTGGCGAACTTTATCAATTTGTTCGTGTTGGAAAAGGTTGTTTATCTTACATGGTCGTTTCCAATGGGGAGGCAGCGATTATTGATGCAACTCGTATGACTGGAGTTTATACGGATTTTGCCTCTGAAATTGGCGCGAAGATTACACATGTATTTGATACACATCTTCATGCAGATCATATTTCTGGTGGACGTAGAATCGCAGAACAAACTGGAGGAACGTACTGGTTACCACCAAAAGATGCAACGGAAGTAACATTCGAATACGCAAAATTAGAGGAAGATACCAATGTGAAAATTGGAAATACAACGATTAATATTCATGCCCTATATTCACCAGGTCATACAATTGGGTCAACATCGTTTGTTGTTGATGAGAAATTCCTATTATCAGGTGATATTCTTTTTATTGACTCGATTGGGAGACCAGATTTAGCTGGAAAAGCTGAAGATTGGGTTGCTGACTTAAGAGAATCGCTTTACACCCGTTATCGTGAACTATCTGAGGAATTAGTTGTATTGCCAGCACACTTCATGATTATCGACGAATTAAATGATGACGGAAGTGTTGCTGAGAAACTCGGAACATTATTTGCAAATAACCACGGCTTAAATATAGAAGATGAAAAAGAGTTTAGAAAAATGGTGACCGAAAATTTACCTCCTCAACCCAATGCGTATCAAGAAATCCGTGAAACGAATATGGGAAAAATGAATCCAGACGTTGAAAAACAACGTGAAATGGAAATTGGTCCAAACCGTTGTGCAGTGCGTTAA
- a CDS encoding sulfurtransferase TusA family protein → MKADKVLDAKGLACPMPIVRTKKAMDELNSGQVLEIHATDKGAKNDLAAWAKTGGHELLSDAEEAGVLTFWIKKGE, encoded by the coding sequence ATGAAAGCAGATAAAGTATTAGATGCAAAAGGACTTGCGTGCCCGATGCCAATCGTTCGTACGAAAAAAGCAATGGATGAATTAAATTCGGGGCAAGTATTAGAAATACATGCAACGGATAAAGGGGCCAAAAATGATTTAGCGGCTTGGGCCAAAACAGGCGGGCATGAGTTATTGAGTGATGCAGAAGAAGCTGGTGTGTTAACGTTCTGGATAAAAAAAGGAGAATAA
- a CDS encoding rhodanese-like domain-containing protein: MKEMTANEVLELLKSENEVIIIDVREVAEVAAGKILGSINIPLGLLEFRMHELDKTKDYIIVCRSGARSATAVNFLDNYGYNVTNLISGMNAWLGEVA; this comes from the coding sequence ATGAAAGAAATGACAGCAAACGAAGTCCTTGAATTATTAAAAAGTGAGAATGAAGTAATCATCATAGATGTCCGTGAAGTAGCGGAAGTCGCAGCAGGCAAAATACTTGGATCAATAAATATACCTTTGGGATTGTTGGAATTTCGAATGCATGAATTAGATAAGACAAAGGACTATATTATCGTATGTCGGTCAGGTGCTAGAAGCGCAACAGCAGTTAATTTCCTTGATAATTACGGCTATAATGTCACCAACCTTATCAGTGGAATGAATGCTTGGTTGGGTGAAGTCGCATAA
- a CDS encoding rhodanese-like domain-containing protein, producing the protein MEYLNFIIPALLFLFLLQKILPTKGVRQMTTVELKQELIKKEVQFIDVRTTGEYKSNHIKKFKNIPLQDLSNKVSQLSKEKEIVVICQSGMRSNKATKLLKKLGFKKIANVKGGMSAWN; encoded by the coding sequence ATGGAATACTTAAATTTCATTATCCCAGCACTTCTATTCTTATTTCTATTACAAAAGATATTGCCAACAAAAGGTGTTAGACAAATGACAACAGTTGAGTTAAAGCAGGAACTCATAAAGAAAGAAGTTCAATTTATTGATGTGAGAACAACTGGAGAGTACAAATCCAACCATATTAAAAAATTTAAAAACATCCCACTCCAAGACCTTTCAAACAAAGTAAGTCAACTATCCAAGGAGAAAGAGATCGTAGTAATTTGCCAAAGTGGGATGAGAAGTAATAAAGCGACAAAACTGTTAAAAAAATTAGGATTTAAAAAAATAGCCAATGTAAAAGGTGGCATGAGTGCTTGGAATTAA
- a CDS encoding DUF302 domain-containing protein, which translates to MFHYTVETDQSTEEIIKTLEANLKKDKFGVLWEFDVQQKLNQTGLEFSQPFTVLEVCNPHEAKRVLDKNILVGYFLPCKIVVYSDEGKTKIGMPKPTALIQSVDDEELNAIANDIEKRLIASINKSI; encoded by the coding sequence ATGTTTCATTATACTGTGGAAACAGATCAATCGACTGAAGAAATAATTAAAACACTAGAAGCAAATTTAAAAAAAGATAAGTTTGGTGTTCTTTGGGAATTTGATGTACAGCAAAAATTAAATCAAACGGGCTTAGAATTTTCGCAACCTTTTACAGTATTAGAAGTATGTAATCCACATGAAGCTAAACGTGTATTAGATAAGAATATTTTAGTCGGTTATTTCTTACCTTGTAAAATCGTCGTTTATAGCGACGAGGGCAAAACAAAAATTGGTATGCCAAAACCGACAGCATTAATTCAGTCAGTAGATGACGAAGAGTTAAATGCAATCGCAAATGATATTGAAAAACGCCTCATTGCTTCTATTAATAAAAGTATTTAA
- a CDS encoding ATP-binding protein, whose protein sequence is MITLIPAIIISHALALHKIEDYENKYLNLAQNYAHLHASHIERFIRETVSRLDMLATLIDVNSGDLSTVEEILTRTHEKDVRFSGFYWSNPQGDLLIGTNELTQPINILDREYFQNAINTGQYTISPAHIGRVTNRFIITIATPVISGSEVNGVLLGSLRIDKIEESLLGQLNNEKVFVTDDIGQAVIHSSTPYDEPISFEIQMESVPWTVQAQVEPVEKISYVQILLQYFGLLLIFTHILFLLVQYFLLKKQVKLEKKQNEMQKLELVENLAASTAHEIRNPLTGIKGLIQLLSEKYKDEKDQLYFTIIQSEVNRINSIVSELLLLGKPTAQTLNTYYVNDIIKEIEPIISSEANYKSVHLSIIYSNEPLPISCVKDHVKQVILNLVKNALEAIGDGRGKVIISLEKHQNQSIIKVIDNGSGMPEEVLNQVFNPFFTMKDDGSGLGLVVCKRIIETYGGQINIRSTMDKGTVVELRIPLTSEDND, encoded by the coding sequence ATGATTACATTGATACCAGCCATCATTATAAGCCATGCACTTGCATTACATAAAATAGAAGATTACGAAAACAAATATCTAAACCTAGCCCAAAACTATGCTCATCTTCATGCTAGCCATATTGAAAGGTTTATTAGGGAAACAGTGAGTAGACTTGATATGTTAGCAACTTTAATTGATGTTAATTCTGGTGATTTGAGTACTGTGGAAGAAATTTTGACGAGGACTCATGAGAAAGATGTTAGGTTTTCAGGTTTTTATTGGTCTAATCCACAAGGTGACTTATTAATTGGAACGAATGAACTAACTCAACCTATAAATATTTTAGATCGTGAATATTTTCAAAATGCAATCAATACTGGGCAATACACAATTTCTCCAGCTCATATTGGCCGGGTTACAAACCGGTTTATTATTACTATTGCTACTCCCGTCATAAGTGGTAGTGAAGTGAACGGTGTTTTATTAGGTAGTTTGAGAATTGATAAAATCGAAGAGTCACTATTAGGACAGCTAAATAATGAGAAGGTTTTTGTCACAGATGATATCGGGCAAGCCGTCATACATTCCTCGACTCCATATGATGAGCCCATAAGCTTTGAAATTCAAATGGAGAGCGTACCTTGGACGGTTCAGGCTCAGGTTGAACCTGTCGAAAAGATTTCTTACGTCCAGATTTTATTACAATACTTTGGTTTGTTACTAATCTTTACCCATATTTTATTTTTGTTAGTTCAATATTTCTTACTAAAAAAACAAGTCAAACTAGAAAAGAAACAAAATGAAATGCAAAAACTAGAATTAGTTGAAAATTTAGCTGCAAGTACAGCTCATGAAATAAGAAATCCTTTAACAGGGATTAAAGGTCTTATTCAACTATTAAGTGAGAAATATAAAGATGAAAAAGACCAACTTTATTTTACGATCATTCAATCCGAAGTCAATCGTATTAATTCAATCGTAAGTGAATTATTACTCCTTGGTAAACCAACTGCTCAAACGTTAAATACGTATTATGTAAATGACATCATTAAAGAAATAGAGCCCATAATTAGCTCAGAAGCCAATTATAAAAGTGTACACCTATCAATCATTTATTCCAATGAACCTCTGCCGATTTCTTGTGTCAAAGATCATGTAAAACAAGTGATTTTAAACTTAGTAAAAAATGCATTGGAAGCAATTGGTGATGGTAGAGGTAAAGTTATCATTTCTTTAGAAAAGCATCAAAATCAGTCGATTATCAAAGTCATCGATAATGGATCGGGTATGCCTGAAGAAGTATTAAATCAAGTTTTCAATCCTTTTTTTACAATGAAAGATGATGGATCAGGCTTAGGTCTAGTAGTTTGTAAACGAATTATTGAAACTTATGGTGGACAAATTAATATTCGTAGTACAATGGATAAGGGTACTGTGGTCGAACTCAGAATACCACTCACATCGGAAGATAACGATTGA
- a CDS encoding YidH family protein encodes MNKKEETEDSKYIQQHLANERTYLAWIRTAIAMIGIGFLATTLHFNTPLVDYLDNTLAMFISLFSLILGLITILFATFIYFRNRKNINTQTFQSSYKIIIFITVVICCILLLFTIYYFGL; translated from the coding sequence ATGAATAAAAAAGAAGAAACGGAAGATTCGAAATACATTCAACAACATTTGGCAAACGAAAGAACATATCTTGCATGGATTAGGACTGCTATTGCAATGATTGGGATCGGATTTTTAGCAACTACTTTACATTTCAATACTCCTCTTGTTGACTACTTAGATAATACTTTGGCCATGTTTATTAGTCTTTTTTCGTTAATCCTAGGCCTTATAACGATTTTATTTGCTACATTTATTTATTTTAGAAATAGAAAAAATATAAATACACAAACCTTTCAATCTTCATATAAGATTATCATTTTTATCACGGTTGTTATATGCTGTATTTTATTATTGTTTACCATATATTATTTTGGTTTATAA
- a CDS encoding class I SAM-dependent methyltransferase: protein MAGVRFDPRKADKLINPKRYELITPEKTIERFGIKQGDIVADLGAGNGFFTIPIAEKTKTKVYAVDIEPQMLTLLEERAKKANLDEIVYVTSDLQDIKIEDHSVNHALISLVLHEVSDLKLVLAAVKRILKTDGQLLIIEWEAVDSKMGPPLNERISSNAMKKILEKNDFKVEIVELAPVIYGMIAKPI, encoded by the coding sequence GATCCAAGGAAAGCTGATAAACTTATTAATCCGAAACGATATGAACTGATCACACCTGAAAAAACGATTGAACGATTCGGTATAAAACAAGGGGACATCGTAGCCGATTTAGGCGCAGGAAATGGTTTTTTTACGATTCCGATAGCTGAAAAAACAAAAACAAAAGTATATGCAGTTGATATTGAGCCACAAATGTTAACTTTACTGGAGGAACGTGCTAAGAAAGCAAATCTTGACGAAATCGTTTATGTTACAAGTGATTTGCAAGATATCAAAATTGAAGATCACTCCGTCAATCATGCACTTATTTCTCTCGTTCTCCATGAGGTTTCAGACCTCAAACTAGTATTAGCTGCAGTGAAACGAATACTAAAAACAGATGGTCAACTTCTAATTATCGAATGGGAAGCTGTCGATTCTAAAATGGGACCACCGTTAAATGAAAGAATTTCTTCAAATGCCATGAAAAAAATTTTAGAAAAAAATGACTTTAAAGTAGAAATTGTAGAACTCGCTCCAGTTATTTATGGAATGATCGCAAAACCAATTTAG
- a CDS encoding metal-sensitive transcriptional regulator: MNYNVQMKNRLKRVEGQIRAIVRMMEEQKDCKELVIQLSAARNALDRTLAVVVSANLEQCVREQINKGEDTEALIQEAVNMLVKSR; encoded by the coding sequence ATGAATTATAATGTTCAAATGAAAAATAGATTAAAAAGAGTGGAAGGCCAAATTAGAGCAATAGTAAGAATGATGGAAGAACAAAAAGATTGTAAAGAACTAGTTATACAACTATCAGCAGCGCGTAATGCATTAGATCGAACTTTAGCTGTCGTTGTTAGTGCAAACCTAGAACAATGTGTACGAGAGCAGATCAATAAAGGTGAAGATACAGAAGCTCTAATACAAGAAGCTGTTAATATGTTAGTCAAAAGCAGATAA